CTACTATGGAAATGAAAagacacaattaaaaaaattgtagtcacTTCGAAAGTGCAGCAAaactagtatttaaaataaaagtagaataTCAAATAGATGACcagcaattaaaaagtttgcattGGCTGAAAATCAGAGAAAGAATTATTTCAAGGTTCTTTTAATAATGCCCAAATCTCTTATCCATGAAGCACCCTCATCATTAAACATTATGGTTCAAAACTTAGAAATATACTTCTAAATAtcattcaaaatgaaaaaatactgctctttataaaaaaactaaaatcttatttaatagttaatggcaaattatttttaccagaaaaacttaatttaaaccaCATTTACTCTTCTTGTTAGAAATAGgcaaaacttaaacaaaattgataatttcaatgttactattttttcataaatacaaaaataacatgtttCGCATATTTCATTTCATAAATacacaatttatatgttttcatACGCAACTAACATGTTTTCATACACAAATTACATGTTTTAATAcacaaattaaatgttttaaaatacacgTTTTCACAATcagttttttacaatttgtcacaaacaagtttaatttaaaagacaagttttaatttttataacaattctTTCCTAAAAGTAAGAAGCAATGTAGCTTATATACTTTGATACTAATAAACTGTTTATTATTAGATTACAATGTGTACTACACATACctaaaaattactttgtttGCAAAAGTGTACAAATGAACGTGTAAAACCCTATTCAAgtgaaaataaagataatgaatatataaagtaaataattatcaGCATAATAACTCCACATTACATTTGTGAAATGTTTAGATGTtgactaaataaatttaaaaaatattagttaaaaaaacttaatgctTTTTATGCAGGATTAAGTCACAGGCTTGAAGCcaattgttttttatgtatgattAAGTCACAGGCCTGAAATAAATAGCTAAGTATTTAAGctgttaactttaaaaagtcttaattaagttttttaaataacttgcaACCATTGTGCTAAATTATTATGTGGGAACCAGGTATTTATGatcttgtttttattaaaagatgatCATTTTGGAgtgcattttaaaaagtttctttgctAATTAACTCAAGTGGTTATTATTGTATGTTGCTAAAACCTGGGgaaatcacttttttttcaaactaattaataatttctCAAGGCCTTTATGAAGTGTTCCTTATTTTGAAATGGTAAAAATCTTTGATCTTTTATCTCTGAAACTCCCCAATAGttaaaaacattcaatcttcttttttttttttactcacaaaaagttattctttattacatattaaaatgttttcttgttttttaggTGTTTCGTGAGACAAAATTAATCTGTGATGACAACTCCATTGTTTCTACAAAGAAAGAGAAGAAACAACAGTTATCTAAAGCACAAAAGCGAAGAATAACTGAGCAAACTAACTACTTAGGCGAGAAAGAACGTGGACATGATTGGATTGATgttgtaaaacatttaacgcaAGGTGTATGAGCAGCACAATATTGAAGATATTGTTGGAAATGAAGTTTTCGGCTTTAAGTATCTGAAATAAAAGATATGTGGTTGaatgtataaactaaaaaagagttcaagtaaaaattaatgctacattatcataaaaaaaaaagtgtgtggTTATGGAAAATAGgattaatgaaattattaattttttttttttttttttacatgaatatttttcattaactggattttagattttaaatttttacatttattttctatactaatagtatttatataaaaaatgagaatataAGTTTGCCTAAGGTTATTTATGAATATaacgtatttttaaatatatatattttctactTCAATGTATTTTGTTATGAGTGTTACGTATTGTTTTGCTATGGggacaaagtttttaataatgccTTAAAAACCTTGAATACTCTCAACAGGTTTGACATTTGAAAATAGGTCAACCTAGTTtgaaagtattatatatatatatatatatatatatatatatatatatatatatatatatatatatatatatatatatatatatatatatatatatatataaatatatatatatatatttatttatatatttatttatatatttatttatatatataaaggcgTCTGTAGAAGGAAATGAGTGCAAAAGCAGTTACAGGCTCTCCTAAAATAAACATGGCAAGCTGTGCGAGTTGTCCTCTAAACAGCTTTTTATGAGAGCTTTTGGTATTTGCGTGAGCTATCCTTTTTGCTTTATCCATTTAAAAGTTTGCTTTATCCATTTAAAAAGTTGTGTTATCCATttaaaaagttgctttttttacttgttaCGAGCATATGCAAAATAACGTAATTgttacaagaatatatatataaagagcaTCATTTAACGCACtgtgaaaaaaattcattagacAAGCATTTTCTTTGGATTTTTGCGCTATCCATTTATTcattaacaactttatttatttaatggaaaatttgataaacaaaaagctttttactgtttataaaaaatattttatattttcttaatgtaataaaatgtaGGAagttaaagattattaaattcaaaaaggCTCCGCAATAAaaatacaggccttgttttaaataaaaaatgcttaaagaattagcttaacgcgatatttgatgtcataaaattctctttattttttaatttttttaaacattaacttttttaaattactgcaataatGTCAATTACCGCAAAACGAGTTACATGTAATtaagcagtttttttattatatctagaagggtatgtttatttatttattttttaatattcaataattaaatttaatattgcattttaaaaaaatgtttcatgttaactaatttctttcttttctcaacatttgctcaatatatatatttttaaaatcaaacttgaattatatattttcaaagtctaaattaaatatttttttttatcagaataaaattatatatttaaatatatattttttatcagaattaaattgGCATTGCctaatgctgaccctaattctgagggttatatatatatatatatatatatatatatatatatatatatatatatatatatatatatatatatatgaatatatgtatatatatatatatatatatatatatatatatatatatatatatatatatatatatatatatatgtatatatatatatatatatacggttgtggtgtagtggtagagtgctcaTATGCGAGAGGTtctgagtttgatccccaccacgtccctggtagtaccgcgctcaacttgtttctatGTGCAGCGACCTTGTTCGTCAAgattcgtgtttcggagttatagagtttcAGAATTGatagagggttataaccacaattaagtagcctcttCGTCTTTAGTGGCCTTCTAggccttggggaggtaaattaaaatatatatatatatatatatataaattacttgaCAACAGCATTGTTTGTCAAGTTTGTCAACTGCATTGGTCTTAGTGCTGCTTACTGCTTTCTTAAAATTGtcttaacttaaaataaactagAAAGTTGCATCGTTTGAAACAtatttaatacaacttttataatgactaaatgataattttttttctttagaaaaaccctaaagtattaaaataataatgttaaagtacttatgaaatataaataaagaatggGTCAATGTCAAATGAACTATATTTCTTCAAGAAATAtttagtcaataaataaaatgccacctaaaatttgtaaagattGTTATACTAAACTTggtttcttcaaaaaaaaggttagtgatcaatatttatatagaattaatttttactgATTCTGGTTTAttcattatcattttttgttgcttaatttgttcaatatattatttttcttttacattaaaatgcttatTTGAACCATTCAAGGCTTCaattagcttaaaaaaaatctaattgccaaaatttaaaaatatatattcaacttCCTGCCCACCTTTTTTGTAAGATCATAATTTTTATCATGAATTagctaaaaatttatcaacagttATCatcaaatttcatcaaaaaattctttttaagatttatgaccaaaagaagttttaaatttctctCATTTACCCCCTGAAATAACTTTGAATGGTCGtcacttttaaatgaaaatttttttttggataaaatttGACATCTATTGATGAATTTCGATCTAGTTTAATataacacacacaaaaaaaaaaaattgaaaaatttcatTCAGGAGCCATACGCTAGGGGTGGGCTATTAGGGGTCCAATAGGTTAGCTACAATTACTTAattgctgtaaaaaaaattttttaatctggTATATTCTGCATGTCATATATCATCatatcatatattaaaaaaattatgttaaacagTTGTTCATTGgaggataatattttattttttacaagctACTTTAAAAGTGTTTAGTTGTAAGCAACAACTGCGTTTTTAGCACTTCGATATAGTTTGGTCTGTGCTCTCTAACTTTTCTCATTTGCCAAAACTGATTGAAATCCTGGTGAATGGATTCAAGAGCTTGTTTGGTCCAGTAACCTAAGCCTACAACAtaaaatgtacaaaataaatttttgtctaTTTAACGAAAAATTATCGTAGTTTATGCAAGTTTTAACTTGCATAAACTGTTTTAATAGTGTaataatatgtatttaattattattattataattaattgataatattataattagtgATGTGCCGGGTATCCGGTTCAGACCTGGGGATCCGGTAGTTTGGCTGTTTTACTGGGTACCCGGAATCTGCCATTTCGTTGCAGTACCCGGCACGAggtatcttaaaaaatttaataaaagttaaccATAAGTAATTTAAGTggtattttaaattgtgttgaGATATTGTTAACAGGATTGCCTTTAGTTTAAACTTCAACCAATAGactttttgttataagtttatGAGTGTTATGGAGTCAATAACCACAAAGCCCTATTTACTCAATATAGATGTGTCTCActtaacatgtttttaaaatatacttttacaaaaaatcagaatatattgcaaaaacaaaaCTGATTTATACGGATATTTgaatagcttctttttattgtgtgagagaatatttttactagttttAATTCTAAAGCTCTTGATGTTTTTGGCGTTATTGACATCAGACACCAAGAAAATATATTGGTTAGTGatattttgctgacctcaaacacttctaggtcggcattgccaaatgccgaccctaattccgagtgctgtaatataaagtaaaaacctaataaaattgatatcaaataaaattaatgatacaaataataataatagtaataataataataataataataataataataataataataataacaataatagcaataaaaaaaaaaatgttagcaataataagataaacaatgataacaataataatgttaataatgaaaaacactgataataaaaataataaattataataaaaataaatcattaatagatttcttaacaaaaacttaatattatattataataataaataaaaactgacaTAAAGTAACAACCTTCTGTGAGatttattgtaaagaaaaacagTTATTGTAAAGAAATCGACAatgaataattaatatttatgacatttaaatcaaaataaaaactacattagttttttttttttttttttcatctttacttccaacaaggttgcaagcaagtACTATTTGAGTTAAAAGTTACggaaagagaaaagataaaatttataaagaaagatATGATTAACAGACaatcagaaaaacaagaaaatggagcaaattccaaagaacacatgagatgctagctctttagagcaacacccattttagtatttatagaaaagagaaagagaagcaacattacaacaatgtgacaatagttaaaggttggctgcaagagcaggttcaactatgtttacaatacgtTTTTGCACATATAGTAAAAGGAAAAGAGCATCATATGAAgatatgctctttcatatgaagATATAAACATATGAAGATCTCGTGCATAGCAGGATCTACATATGATGCATatgcattagacaaaacctttttaaaatggtttctgtttctggagaattgttttggcgatagatatggaagtaatggttattattagtaattgcagcagcacaaagagaggaaaaccatggaaaagAGTAAGGCTTAACTTGGAATTGTCTAGAGGGAATAagagattccatgccagcctgaatccaaaaAGTTACATAAACCGAGCATTGACTTGGATCAGAAAGAAGACACGAGTTGAGTAGCAAAAGAAAATGATTCGAATTGTCTGGAAAGGGTAATTCAATATGAAATGAGccagaaattttataaatgtcatCCTttatctcagattttgctgatttttatacagttaagAGTAATTAGTATAATAAGAattccttgaaaattttagcctGTAGCTCCAAGAAGATCCTGATATATGACCATTTTACTTTTAGTAGATATTGGCCAGGCCCCTCTTGTCCCCTCAGAATTTCAATGTTTATTTAGAGGTTTCAAgtcacataattttaaaattatttaattttatcaccTAATAATTTGTACCCGGCTATTTTCATGGGTGAAGAATCCAATAATATGATaagaagtataaaaatttattattaagtacctgtatttatcaatttaaatagatttaggcaattttttatacaCCTGTTTTTAATGCCCAAGAAACTCATGTGACCTTgatgatatcaaaaaattttttatatacattctaTAATCATTGATCTTTCAGAAAACATAAGCATTTTGATTTACAAGTATATGGATTTTCATTTGTGGGGAAAGCTTGGTACTTCTGTAGTGCCGATGAACATGCATTTTGAAGTTGTTTCCAGGGCTCAAGACACCAGGAAGGGGGGTTGGGTCATGTTCCCCATTTTTTTGTAGCGGAATCTTGCAATAGATTTTTCAATTTCCAGACAAACTGAAGCTCTGAAAATTTCAGCATTTTTGTAGTCCTGAAAAAGTGTGTTAAAATTGTTTGCAGGGCAGACTACCAGAGGCCAATCCATGGGGCCAGGGCACCAGGGGCCATGCcccacttaaaatttttttttcttaagtggGGAATTTAACGAAGTAAAGATAACTTTGTAAGTAAtgtcttcaaaaatttttttttctgttttgaaaaatatttttgtattttattttgtaaacaaaatacaaaaaaaatagagCGTCAGTTGTTGTTACAAGTGCATCAATGATGTAAATTGTGTTGGTAGTTAAAACCCAACACTTATCTGCTCTAGATGGCCAGAAAAGTGTGTTAAAATGGCCATACAggtttatataatttctttaatagaTGACAAATCTTAACTTTTTCCTGTCATCATCATGAAAAGATTtcaatacaataaattttatttatcataccAATCCAATGAAGCGTATCAACACAGTTTTTACATCATATAATCTCACCAAATTTCAAGTTATTAATGTTAGTTTGCTGATTAGTTTGAGAGCTTTAAATgccataaaaagaaaaaatgcctgttataataaaatctttacttGCTCATTTAAAGCTAATATTATCTATAGATTCTGGGTTAAATTGATGATAGTTCCTAATTTCAAGAATTGTTCTactctttaaatcttttcatGATGATGGCAGatagttaaaattttgtcaTCTGTTATTCCGGATCACCAAGTTAATTCTTCTCTGGCATCTTTTCTATAACAATCAAATCTATTTAAATCAGTCATTCtacaataaattagtttataacaaGTATCATTTGACACatggatgcatttaacatctgcccaagatgagttttttttatcgagaaaccatctctagcctttactcaaccaaggtAGGGTGTTAAGTCAGAGTcggcatctcctagcctttgcctaaaaaagcataGCCTACAAGGCAGCTGGGCATAAagcaggttgcactgggttacatgttaccagtagcagtaTAGCCTGACCTGACacaaataattgaatttatCATCATTGATTAATTTTCCAATCAGTTTGTTGTTCTCAGTCAGTTTAATATGGAAATCAGATTCCACACTTTTTcgttcactttttttttttgaattgtttttggcacctttaaaaacagattttttttgaaagaaaaaactttacttcTTACTTGGTTAAGtggtgaataaaaaatttaaatctgttttCACTTGACTGGCTAAATTTTTCCTCCTcgtagaaaaaaacatttttagatcaTAGTTGTCAACAGAAAAGTTTTCCCAAAAGTGCTTCTTgataatgttttcaaaattttctccTGCTTTAGATCTGTTTTATTGCATTTGTACTGGATACACATACTGTGTGTTTTTGCATTTGTAATGGACACACATACTTGCATTTGTACTGGACATAAATCGTTGTCTTTTTTCAAACAGAATAtacacaattatttttaaaactttgatcttTAGCAAAGTATTGTAATTCTTTTCTTgattcagaataaaaaaatatttcttcctagttctaaatattttcttactagttaaataaaattattacttactagttaaataaaatttactttaaatataattaaaatataacttactagttaaataaataaagttaaataagttaatacttacttgttaattaaaaaaatattttcttactaGTTCTAAAATGTTAGAACTAGTTCTCAAATGTTAGGACTAAAGATAAAAAGACCGAAGTTAAGATATACTGTAGTCTATCTTTTATATGAAGTCTAAAAAGACtcaagttaaaagttaaaaatacttttattttagtctTATACCCGCTCTTATAAAATTAGCAATGTGCTATAGACAAAAGCTATAAGCCAATCggaaacatataaatatttctatcgccaaataaattgtttcaattacACCTATAATGGCTgacagaaaaatattattttaataccgaaacattattattaaacttcttAGCAAGTTTCTCTAAAAGCTACTAACAAATGATTTAAAtctttacaattataaaatgtgCTAATGGgctgcttttaaattaaaaaaaaagttcatgtgATACAACATATGGTCTTAGGGACCTTCAAGGGCAGAGTTAATAGTTTAAACCAAATGGTTCAAAGCAATGGTTTAAAAGCcaatcaaaaaaagatcaatttaaacctaatttttcattgagaatattaaaactaattggAGTAGCTCAAGATAAGTTGCAATgagattaaacaaaaataagttgcaatgagattaaacaaaaataagttgcaatgagattaaacaaaaataagttgcaatgagattaaacaaaaataaattgcaatgagattaaacaaaaataagtgacactgttaaaatttttaaagagctGATAAacatattatcatttttatcaactgaaaaaaaaatattggaaactAGATATCTTCAGACTCAGTGATGCTCATTTCCTTGCAAACATGCTAGATTCTAGATATTTTGGAtctaatttttctgaaaataaaaatgaagctGCAATGATCTTTAGAGATAAAGAATTTAAGAACTACCAATAATATTTGAAAGTTAATAAGTTGAAAGCCAAATtggttttatttgataaaaaactatttgtatagtgaatctgtttttttaaaatttatcacttATAGAATGGAAGAAATCTCTAAAATCTTTGGGCTGCAAAAAGTGTAAATTGCTCGTAATGAATGAGCAataaaaccctttttttaaaatttgatcactattttattattattgaatatgACAGGTGTTTACTTCATTAATACTTGTTACTGTTTTTTTGTAAGAACTTTATTCAgagtatatttgatttgattaacatttctttattaacaaaagcttttaataataaagcTGACagagaagctttaaaaaaagatataaataaacaaaataagatataaatcaaaatgtaaataataaaaaaagaactataaGATATAGTAAACATCATACTTAAAGCTTTTTTATAGCTTGAAAGACTAACCTTATGTTTTTGTTGTGGATTCAAATGACAACATTTAACATTAACTGGACAACTTATATATAGatagtatattttttgttgttctttaatttgttattatttataataataaccgTTTTGTCAtttgtacaattttattttttatttttattttctttttttttctttttcagtgtttattttagttttgtttgactatttatttatttttatttagtttaaatgtcGTCAGTGCAAGGGTGACTATTGTGAACCTTGTTTTAGCAAAGTAAAAGATCATAAATTAGAGTTGTGtgacaagttaataaataatgataacattaattgttgtttaaaatgcgtagttttttctaaaaaaaactttcagagaggtaatttgtttttgttggaAACAAAACATTTGTCAGAATTTTTGAATGAACGCCACATATCTACTACTCATTGCAGagaaaaatatgatttaatcgATCTAATAATGGAGTTTGCTGAAATGCAAGGTTTTAAAAGTGTTTCAGATATCGAACATGATATGATACATCGCAGAAAAGTGGAAGAATTACGAAGAGCTGAGATCGATCGCCAAATGGAAGAGAGGGGTGAAAACAGTAGAGGCCTGGAAAACCATTCAATAACTTCAACTGAGACATTATCTTTTagaaataactttatttgttcTGATGCTGCTCCTGTTATAGTTGTTTCATATAATAG
Above is a window of Hydra vulgaris chromosome 10, alternate assembly HydraT2T_AEP DNA encoding:
- the LOC105845646 gene encoding E3 ubiquitin-protein ligase RNF34 isoform X2 gives rise to the protein MPPKICKDCYTKLGFFKKKFKCRQCKGDYCEPCFSKVKDHKLELCDKLINNDNINCCLKCVVFSKKNFQRGNLFLLETKHLSEFLNERHISTTHCREKYDLIDLIMEFAEMQGFKSVSDIEHDMIHRRKVEELRRAEIDRQMEERGENSRGLENHSITSTETLSFRNNFICSDAAPVIVVSYNSSTELVNNSENNIENNSNIENGITNILDSSSTNDQSTNESNVTLQQVCFNQSYGKWRSMDDIKDENEINNLSVIELKQVLKANFIDYRGCCEKKELMDKVIMLYKSQKKDATSCNENERDLCKICMDHTIDCVLLDCGHLVSCTKCGKRLAECPICRALVVRVVHIFRV